A portion of the Deinococcus peraridilitoris DSM 19664 genome contains these proteins:
- the rpsI gene encoding 30S ribosomal protein S9, protein MATEQYYGTGRRKAAIARVFLKPGEGKIVVNGKEFQQYFRGILRAVHALQAFRETGTQGRFDAYITVSGGGPTGQADAIKLGLSRALLKVNPDYRAQLKPRGLLTRDPREVESKKYGLKKARRAPQFSKR, encoded by the coding sequence ATGGCGACTGAACAATACTACGGAACCGGCCGCCGCAAAGCTGCGATCGCCCGCGTATTCCTGAAGCCCGGCGAAGGCAAGATCGTCGTGAACGGCAAAGAATTCCAGCAGTACTTCCGGGGAATCCTGCGTGCAGTTCACGCGCTGCAGGCGTTCCGGGAAACCGGCACGCAGGGCCGCTTTGATGCCTACATCACCGTGTCGGGCGGCGGCCCCACCGGTCAGGCTGATGCGATCAAGCTGGGCCTGTCGCGCGCCCTGCTGAAAGTCAACCCCGACTACCGCGCGCAGCTCAAGCCGCGCGGCCTGCTGACCCGCGATCCCCGCGAAGTCGAAAGCAAGAAGTACGGCCTCAAGAAGGCCCGCCGCGCTCCGCAGTTCAGCAAGCGCTAG
- a CDS encoding thiol-disulfide oxidoreductase DCC family protein has product MKAVVLFDGVCNLCHASVQFLLRRDVRGELRFASLQSRVGRELLACHGVAADLHSVVLIDHGQAYQESDAVVHLARRLPFPWRLAWGLRVIPRPLRDAVYRLVAAHRYRIFGRTERCLVPEANWHDRFLND; this is encoded by the coding sequence GTGAAAGCGGTAGTGCTGTTCGACGGCGTCTGTAACCTCTGCCACGCCAGCGTGCAGTTTCTGCTGCGCCGCGACGTGCGGGGTGAATTGCGCTTTGCCTCGCTGCAGTCACGCGTCGGCCGGGAACTGCTCGCTTGCCATGGCGTGGCAGCTGACCTGCACAGCGTCGTGCTGATCGACCACGGGCAGGCTTACCAGGAAAGCGACGCGGTGGTGCACCTCGCGCGCCGACTTCCCTTTCCCTGGCGGCTGGCTTGGGGGCTGAGGGTCATTCCACGCCCGCTCCGCGATGCTGTCTACCGACTGGTCGCGGCCCATCGCTACCGGATCTTTGGCCGCACCGAGCGCTGTCTCGTACCCGAGGCGAACTGGCATGACCGTTTCCTGAATGACTGA
- the rplM gene encoding 50S ribosomal protein L13 produces MKTYVPKETEQNWILVDAAGIPLGRLATLIASRIRGKHRPDFTPNIAQGDYVVVLNADKVVLTGGKLDTKVYTRYTGYQGGLKTETARVALAKHPERVIEHAVFGMLPKGRLGRTLHTRLKVYAGEQHPHTAQQPQRLEVK; encoded by the coding sequence GTGAAAACCTACGTACCCAAGGAAACAGAACAGAACTGGATTCTGGTGGATGCCGCAGGCATTCCACTGGGTCGCCTCGCGACGCTGATCGCTTCGCGCATTCGCGGCAAGCACCGCCCCGACTTCACCCCGAACATTGCCCAGGGTGACTACGTGGTGGTCCTCAACGCCGACAAGGTCGTCCTGACCGGTGGCAAACTGGATACCAAAGTGTACACCCGCTACACCGGTTACCAGGGCGGGCTCAAGACCGAAACGGCGCGTGTGGCCCTTGCCAAGCACCCCGAGCGCGTTATCGAGCACGCCGTGTTCGGCATGCTGCCCAAAGGCCGCCTTGGCCGCACCCTGCACACCCGTCTGAAAGTCTACGCCGGTGAGCAGCACCCCCACACCGCCCAACAGCCCCAGAGACTCGAGGTCAAGTGA
- the aroQ gene encoding type II 3-dehydroquinate dehydratase, with translation MILVLNGPNLNLLGSREPAVYGRETLEDLENACESWGADLGVTVTCRQSNHEGNLIEWIHEAAGAGFRAIVINPGALTHYSYALRDAISGQDLPVVEVHISNVDARESFRHVSVTAGVCRGKISGLGFVGYRLAMEYLVEVSNQN, from the coding sequence ATGATCCTCGTCCTGAATGGGCCGAACCTCAATTTGCTGGGAAGCCGCGAACCGGCCGTGTATGGCCGCGAAACGCTCGAAGACCTGGAAAACGCCTGCGAGTCCTGGGGAGCGGACCTCGGGGTCACCGTCACGTGCCGCCAGAGCAATCACGAGGGCAACCTGATCGAATGGATTCACGAAGCCGCCGGAGCGGGCTTTCGCGCCATCGTCATCAATCCCGGCGCCCTGACGCATTACAGTTACGCGCTGCGCGACGCCATCTCCGGGCAGGATCTGCCCGTGGTGGAAGTGCACATTTCCAACGTGGACGCCCGTGAATCCTTTCGGCACGTCTCGGTCACCGCCGGGGTATGCCGCGGCAAAATCTCCGGGCTGGGCTTTGTCGGCTACCGCCTCGCGATGGAGTACCTGGTTGAGGTGAGCAACCAGAACTGA